The following coding sequences are from one Salvia hispanica cultivar TCC Black 2014 chromosome 3, UniMelb_Shisp_WGS_1.0, whole genome shotgun sequence window:
- the LOC125216604 gene encoding ABC transporter G family member STR2-like, giving the protein MRNGDGRRPDMVIDIGKPVKLTGGLEFSALTYTVIKKAKDLSGQWEKKEVDLLHEITGYAPKGCITAVMGPSGAGKSTFLDALAGRIASGSLIGRVSLDGADVSPSLIKRTSAYIMQEDRLFPMLTVYETLMFAADFRLGSISRDEKRQRVEDLIQQLGLSSSRNTYIGDEGTRGVSGGERRRVSIGVDIIHKPSLLFLDEPTSGLDSTSAHSVIEKVHDIARSGSTVILTIHQPSSRIQLFLDHMIILARGQLVYQGPPKDVGPHLERMDRQLPKGENAIEYFIDVVQEYDQSAFGVEAVAEFALTGVKPPPLSGGHGAYPPPASTWPPVVHEGHGKKTNNKRLHLQTGTNDSFDHSVRSPWNNNTSRSWSNSQSMIYTPTRNYADRNRASASPGGYYTSSSDILQHTPTPRSSDYTVNEDDYITHSSIHPEGQGGGGPLLGPKFANSLIPETWILMRRNFISIRRTPELFLSRLVVLTVMGIMMATMFWKPKHDQQGITNTLSFFIFTVCLFFFSSNDAVPAFIQERFIFVRESSHNAYRASSYTVAGLITYLPFLALQAGVYAAIVWFPLKLDGPFVYFLLVLYMSLLSTNSFVVFVSSVVPNYILGYAAVIAFTALFFLFCGYFLDNDAIPGYWKWMHYVSTMTYPYEGLLMNEYRTSNDFGGIAGDTILKSLGIKTDDGLKWQKVYWMAGWAVVYRVLFYIVLRFFSKNQRS; this is encoded by the exons ATGAGGAACGGAGACGGCCGCCGTCCCGACATGGTGATCGACATCGGGAAGCCGGTGAAGCTGACCGGCGGGCTGGAGTTCTCCGCCCTTACGTACACGGTGATCAAGAAGGCAAAGGACCTCTCCGGCCAGTGGGAGAAGAAGGAGGTTGATCTACTCCATGAGATCACCGGCTACGCCCCGAAAGGCTGCATCACCGCCGTCATGGGCCCCAGCGGCGCCGGTAAGTCCACCTTCCTCGACGCCCTGGCCGGGCGGATTGCGAGCGGGAGCTTGATCGGGAGGGTCTCGTTGGATGGCGCCGACGTTAGCCCTAGCTTGATCAAGCGGACGTCCGCTTACATCATGCAGGAGGACCGCCTCTTCCCGATGCTCACGGTCTACGAGACACTCATGTTCGCTGCCGACTTCCGCCTCGGGTCCATTTCCCGAGACGAAAAGCGGCAGCGCGTGGAGGATTTGATACAACAACTTGGTTTATCT TCTTCGAGGAATACCTACATAGGCGACGAGGGGACGAGGGGGGTTTCGGGCGGGGAGAGGCGGCGCGTGTCGATCGGGGTCGACATCATCCACAAGCCATCTCTGCTTTTCCTGGACGAGCCGACTTCGGGGCTCGACTCGACAAGCGCGCACAGCGTGATCGAGAAGGTGCACGACATAGCGCGGTCCGGGAGCACCGTGATCCTGACGATCCACCAGCCGTCGTCGCGTATTCAGCTCTTCTTGGACCACATGATCATCCTTGCCCGAGGGCAGCTCGTGTACCAGGGCCCGCCGAAAGACGTCGGGCCCCATCTCGAACGGATGGACCGCCAGCTCCCCAAGGGCGAAAATGCCATTGAGTACTTCATCGACGTGGTGCAAGAGTACGATCAGTCGGCCTTCGGAGTCGAGGCCGTGGCGGAGTTCGCGCTTACTGGAGTTAAGCCGCCGCCACTTTCCGGGGGGCACGGAGCTTATCCGCCCCCCGCTTCGACCTGGCCTCCGGTAGTGCACGAGGGGCACGGAAAGAAGACTAATAACAAACGCCTTCATTTGCAAACCGGAACAAATGATAGTTTTGATCATAGTGTGAGAAGCCCTTGGAATAATAACACATCAAGATCATGGAGTAATAGCCAATCAATGATTTACACACCCACCAGAAATTATGCTGATAGAAATCGAGCCAG TGCATCTCCGGGCGGATACTACACGAGCTCGAGCGACATCCTACAACACACACCAACGCCGCGCAGCAGCGACTACACCGTCAACGAGGACGACTACATAACTCACAGTAGCATCCACCCGGAAGGCCAAGGAGGGGGCGGTCCCCTCCTCGGCCCCAAGTTCGCCAACTCGTTAATCCCGGAGACATGGATATTGATGCGGCGCAACTTCATCAGCATCCGTCGCACGCCGGAACTGTTCCTGTCCCGGCTCGTCGTCCTGACGGTGATGGGGATTATGATGGCGACGATGTTCTGGAAACCGAAGCATGACCAGCAGGGCATCACCAACACCCTGagcttcttcatcttcaccgtctgcctcttcttcttctcctcgaACGACGCCGTCCCGGCCTTCATCCAGGAGCGTTTCATCTTCGTCCGCGAGAGCTCCCACAACGCCTACCGCGCCTCCTCCTACACCGTCGCCGGCCTCATCACCTACCTCCCCTTCCTCGCCCTGCAGGCCGGCGTCTACGCCGCCATCGTCTGGTTCCCGCTCAAGCTCGACGGTCCGTTCGTCTACTTCCTCCTCGTGCTCTACATGTCGCTGCTGTCCACCAACTCGTTCGTTGTCTTCGTCAGCTCCGTCGTGCCAAACTACATCCTCGGGTACGCAGCCGTCATCGCGTTCACGGcgctcttcttcctcttctgtGGCTACTTCCTCGACAACGACGCCATCCCGGGCTACTGGAAGTGGATGCACTACGTCTCCACCATGACCTACCCCTACGAGGGGCTGCTCATGAACGAGTACCGGACCAGCAACGATTTCGGCGGGATCGCCGGTGACACGATCTTGAAGTCGCTCGGGATCAAAACCGACGACGGTTTGAAGTGGCAGAAGGTGTATTGGATGGCAGGGTGGGCTGTTGTTTATAGGGTGCTTTTCTATATTGTTCTGCGTTTCTTCTCTAAGAACCAAAGATCTTAG